CGCCACTTCCTGCAGGGGATCAACCAGCTGGTCGGCCACGGCTGGCCCTATACGCCGCCGGGCGTGCGGGAGCCGGGCTGGGCTTTCTACGCCGCCTCCGCGCTCAACGATCACAATCCCTGGTATCCGGCGATGCCGGCGGTGAACCTCTATCTCCAGCGGGTGAGCGCGATGATGCGCGAGGGCGCACCAGAGGCCGATCTCGCCGTCTATCTGCCGATCGAGGATGCGTTCGCCGACCTTCGCCCCGAACATGCCTCGGTCAACGAGGAGATGGGGCATCGGCTGGACGAGGCGGTGCTGGCGAAGGTGCTGGAGGCTGGCTGCACGTTCGACCTGATCGACGCGCAGGCGATCACGGCGGGCAAGCTCGCGGCGCGGACGTTGGTGCTGCCGCATCTCACGCGGATCGATCCGGAGGCCTATCGCCGGATCGCGGCGTTCGCGCGCGGTGGCGGCACGGTGATCGCCGTCGATGGCCTGCCGCAGATGGCGGGCGGGCTGCGCGATAGGGAGGCGAGCCGTGCGGTGGCGAAGCTGTCCGCCGATTTGCTGCGCCGGCACGTGATCACAGTGGTTTCCGGGTCAGATCTGTCATTGGATCTGAAGAGGCGCGGGCTGGCGGCGGTGCAGCTGGAGCGGCCCGTGGCGGCCTTGGGCACCGTGCATCGGCGGTTGCCGGACGGCGATCTCTATCTGGTCGTGAATACCGGCGCCGAGGCGATCGCGACCACGGCGCGCTTCCGCAGCAGCGGCGAAGGCCAGTGGTGGGATCCAGTGAGCGGCCAGCGCTGGAGTGCGGGCACCGGCCCGGTGGCGGTGCGGCTCGCGCCTTATGAGAGCCGGCTGCTGGTGTTCGCGCGCGGGCTGGCGACGGCGCCCCCACGGACGGCGACCCTCACGCCGATCCCGGTCGATCTGGCGGGCGGCTGGACGATGCAGACGACGGGCTCGGCCGCGGCAGCGCCTGCGCCAGGGACGAGCTGGACCACCGATCCGGCGCTTCGGCATTATTCGGGCGCGGTGCGTTACAGCCACGCGATCACGCTGCCGGGCGCGGTGGTGCCCGGCGAGCGGGTCTGGCTCGATCTGGGCGAGGGCACGCCCACGGCGGCCAGCCCGGCCGCCCGTCCCAAGGCGGATATCGCGGCGCCGGTGCGCGAGGCGGCGATCGTCCGCGTCAACGGGCAGCAGGCGGGGATCATCTGGGCGTCGCCCTGGCGACTGGATATCGCGCGCTGGCTGAAGCCGGGCACGAACGATCTGGAGATCGTGGTGATGAACGGCGCGCTCAACGCGGTCGCGGCGAAACCGCGTGCCGATTATCGTCTGCTCACAGCGCGTTACGGCGAACGCTTCACAGATCAGGATCAGGACAAGATCGCGCCGGTCCCGTCGGGTCTGCTGGGATCGGTGCGGCTGCTGTCGGAGAAAGCCGATCGGTGACGGTCGCTCGCTTACCGACATGAGAAAGGCTCACGCGTTCGATCGGAACGCGTGAGCCTTTGCCCGATCAGGGCCGATCAGGCGTGCATGCCTCAGAAGCGCATGCCGAGGCCCACACCGAAGACCAGCGGATCAAGCGAGACCTTCACGCGCTGCGTGCCGGCGGCGGTGGTGTCGAGCCGCACTTTGGTGTCGATGTCGATATATTTGACGTCGAAGTTCAAAAATACCTTCGGCGTTATGTCGACATCGACACCGGCCTGCGCCGCCCATCCGAAGCTGTCGCTCATGTGGACGTGCGTGGGGCCAACCGCTGCTTCCAGGCCGCTCGACGCCTTCTCGTTCCAGAAGACGGTGTAGTTGATGCCGGCGCCCACATAGGGGCGGACATGCGAGGTCGGCAGGAAGTGATATTGCGCGGTCAGCGTCGGCGGCAGCACCCAGGTGGAGGCGAGCTTGCCGATCGATCCGGTGGTGCCGGTGCGGCCGCTGGCCTTGTGCTTGGTGGTGGAGGCGATCAGTTCGAAGCCGATATTGTCCGTCGCCATATAGGTGAAGTCGATTTCCGGCATCGGGCTGTTGTTCACCTTCACCTTCTCGCCGGGGAAGGCGGGGAGGACGCTGCCAGAGGATTCGTTCGGGGCGACGAGGATCGCGCGCAGGCGCACCAGCACGTCGCCCGCGCGGATGCCGACCCGCTCGCCGCCGGTGGGCGCCGGGGCAGCCTCCGTCTGGACGGGACCGGCCTGTTCCGGCGCGGGTTGCTCCGGGGCTGCCTGTGCCTGCGCCGGAGCGGAGGCCAAGGCGGTTCCCAGCGCGCCAGCGACAATGGCGATTTTGGACAGGCTGTTCATCGACTTGCTCCCTTATTCGTGGTGAAGTCGGCTGTAGGTCCGGTGGCGGCGTGCTGCCCTTGATCGGGAACAAGCGCGGATTTGACGAAGATCAAGGGCGTCTTCGCGCAAGAAGATCACCACCATCGCATGTGGCCCTATCATCCCGATCTGCTCGCGCGGCCGGTGCCGCGCTACACCAGCTACCCCACGGCGGCCGAGTTCACCGGCGCGGTGGGGCATGAGGACATGGTGGATGCGCTGTACGATCTGCGCGAGGGCACGACCGTCTCGCTCTATCTGCACATCCCTTATTGTCGCGAGATCTGCTGGTATTGTGGATGCAATACGGCGGTGGCGAACCGGCCCGCGCGGCTGGATGCCTATCTGACGCAATTGCATACGGAGATCACGCTGGTCGCCGCCCAGCTGGCCGGGCGCGTGAAGGTCGGGCGGATCGCCTTCGGCGGCGGCAGCCCCAATGCGATCGGCGCGGATGCCTTCACCGCTCTGGTGCGGCATCTGCGCGACGTCTTCACCTGCGACGATGCGATCCTGTCGGTCGAGCTGGATCCGCGTGGCTTCACCGAAGTTTGGGCCGAGGCGATGGGCGTGGCGGGCGTTTCACGCGCCAGCCTGGGCGTTCAGACGTTCGACCCGGCGTTGCAGCACGCGATCGGCCGGGTGCAGCCGGCGGAGGATATCGCGCGCGCCGTGACGTTGCTGCGCGGCGCGGGCGTGGACTCGATCAACTTCGATCTGATGTATGGCCTGCCGGGGCAGGATGCGGCCACGCTGGCGGTCTCGATCGATGCCGCGTTGGCGCTCCGGCCCGAGCGGCTGGCGGTGTTCGGCTATGCCCATGTGCCCCACATGATCCCGCGCCAGCGCCGGATCGACGCGAGCGCGCTGCCCGATGCGCGCATGCGGTTCGAGCAGGCGTGGCTGGCGCATGAGCGACTGACGGCTGCGGGCTATCAGGCGATCGGCTTCGATCATTTCGCATTGCCCGAGGATGCCCTGGCCAAGGCCGCCGCCGCCGGCACGCTCCACCGCAATTTCCAGGGCTTCACCGAGGATCAGGCCGAGGTGCTGATCGGCCTCGGCGCGAGCGCGATCAGCCAGTTTCCGGATCGGCTGCTGCAGAACGAGA
This DNA window, taken from Sphingomonas sp. AP4-R1, encodes the following:
- a CDS encoding glycosyl hydrolase, with the translated sequence MSAGKRVAKALRLWPLGLPLALALASPGEAQTTPGGTLWDRFVSPPDEARPMVRWWWFGPSVTEAELDREIGAMKAGGFGGFEVQPTYPLSPDDARAGIRNLPYLSQPFLDALRHVGETARKDRMRMDLTLGSGWPFGGPHIPATQAASELRRLKLTIPAGADHVALPALGAGERPVALYVDGRHVPLAADAAIAPAQTERAAQLFIAGRTGQQVKRAAVGAEGFVLDHASREAVETHLKAVGDRLMTAFQGEQPPYAIFSDSLEAYGSSWTDDLPAEFAKRRGYDLMDHLPALFDEGTDSAAVRFDWAHTLSELVDERYLAPITAWAHAHGTKFRAQVYGFPPPTLSSNSLVDLPEGEGANWRQFTSTRWATSAAHAYGRPVVSSETWTWLHSPSWAATPLDMKVEADRHFLQGINQLVGHGWPYTPPGVREPGWAFYAASALNDHNPWYPAMPAVNLYLQRVSAMMREGAPEADLAVYLPIEDAFADLRPEHASVNEEMGHRLDEAVLAKVLEAGCTFDLIDAQAITAGKLAARTLVLPHLTRIDPEAYRRIAAFARGGGTVIAVDGLPQMAGGLRDREASRAVAKLSADLLRRHVITVVSGSDLSLDLKRRGLAAVQLERPVAALGTVHRRLPDGDLYLVVNTGAEAIATTARFRSSGEGQWWDPVSGQRWSAGTGPVAVRLAPYESRLLVFARGLATAPPRTATLTPIPVDLAGGWTMQTTGSAAAAPAPGTSWTTDPALRHYSGAVRYSHAITLPGAVVPGERVWLDLGEGTPTAASPAARPKADIAAPVREAAIVRVNGQQAGIIWASPWRLDIARWLKPGTNDLEIVVMNGALNAVAAKPRADYRLLTARYGERFTDQDQDKIAPVPSGLLGSVRLLSEKADR
- a CDS encoding OmpW family protein — encoded protein: MNSLSKIAIVAGALGTALASAPAQAQAAPEQPAPEQAGPVQTEAAPAPTGGERVGIRAGDVLVRLRAILVAPNESSGSVLPAFPGEKVKVNNSPMPEIDFTYMATDNIGFELIASTTKHKASGRTGTTGSIGKLASTWVLPPTLTAQYHFLPTSHVRPYVGAGINYTVFWNEKASSGLEAAVGPTHVHMSDSFGWAAQAGVDVDITPKVFLNFDVKYIDIDTKVRLDTTAAGTQRVKVSLDPLVFGVGLGMRF
- the hemN gene encoding oxygen-independent coproporphyrinogen III oxidase: MWPYHPDLLARPVPRYTSYPTAAEFTGAVGHEDMVDALYDLREGTTVSLYLHIPYCREICWYCGCNTAVANRPARLDAYLTQLHTEITLVAAQLAGRVKVGRIAFGGGSPNAIGADAFTALVRHLRDVFTCDDAILSVELDPRGFTEVWAEAMGVAGVSRASLGVQTFDPALQHAIGRVQPAEDIARAVTLLRGAGVDSINFDLMYGLPGQDAATLAVSIDAALALRPERLAVFGYAHVPHMIPRQRRIDASALPDARMRFEQAWLAHERLTAAGYQAIGFDHFALPEDALAKAAAAGTLHRNFQGFTEDQAEVLIGLGASAISQFPDRLLQNEKNSGAWRGALSLGSFAVSRGLHRSGQDQIHGRAIEDILCRGAADIAGVAERDDIAERLQPFETRGLLHWQGSRLVLEQDALPYARVIAATLDCHRGQSGVQFSSAV